One region of Tamandua tetradactyla isolate mTamTet1 chromosome 6, mTamTet1.pri, whole genome shotgun sequence genomic DNA includes:
- the ZNF232 gene encoding zinc finger protein 232 isoform X2 codes for MKVEAAESASARVLDPSLRCLGAESGLPGGFWEMKAEAARSALKDSSSCGPSSELVQSRMAVSLTAAKTLALQDPQEQEKIVMMEPKEEEQSWENETRLQGSHSPSQEIFRQRFRQLCYQETPGPREALSRLRVLCREWLRPERHSKEQILELLVLEQFLTILPEGLQSWVRRHHPKNGEEAVTVLENLEKGLDEPGTQVPGPARGPTQEEPSKEKVPGATQEAPSIWFQPKEIQLKCESEETQPLPESDDDPEPKDKGSLPEPPIAKVESFVFSEKHSAGTSAFEAASEVEGTLEQHHGNPKDERLRRSPVQAKSFRQIVVTHKKTPIGKKDHECNECGKVFHFNSHLKIHQRIHSGEKPYKCSDCGKTFHQSSNLIQHQRIHTGEKPYECNECGKSFRWSAHLVQHQRIHSGEKPYECNKCGKAFSQSSYLSQHLRIHSGEKPFICQECGNTYRWSSELFRHQRVHTREEPSQCNDGGSPSCAAK; via the exons ATGAAGGTCGAGGCCGCGGAGTCCGCAAGCGCAAGAGTCCTCGACCCGTCGCTAAGGTGTCTGGGAGCTGAAAGTGGACTGCCCGGAGGCTTCTGGGAGATGAAGGCCGAGGCCGCGAG GTCGGCCCTGAAAGACTCTAGCTCGTGTGGGCCTTCTTCAGAATTAGTCCAGTCTAGGATGGCTGTATCACTAACAGCAGCTAAAACTCTGGCCCTTCAGGACCCACAGGAACAAGAGAAGATTGTGATGATGGAGCCGAAGGAAGAGGAGCAGTCTTGGGAGAATGAGACCAGGCTACAGGGGAGCCATTCTCCCAGTCAAGAGATCTTCCGGCAGCGCTTTAGGCAACTCTGCTACCAGGAGACTCCTGGTCCCCGGGAGGCCCTGAGCCGACTACGGGTGCTTTGCCGTGAATGGCTGAGGCCAGAGAGGCACAGCAAGGAGCAGATACTAGAACTGCTAGTGCTGGAACAATTCCTGACTATCCTGCCTGAAGGACTTCAGTCCTGGGTGCGAAGACATCACCCTAAGAATGGAGAGGAGGCCGTGACTGTGCTGGAGAACTTAGAGAAAGGACTTGATGAACCAGGAACACAG GTCCCAGGCCCTGCACGTGGACCTACGCAGGAAGAGCCATCAAAAGAGAAGGTACCAGGAGCAACTCAGGAGGCACCTAGCATCTGGTTCCAGCCCAAGGAGATCCAGCTCAAATGTGAATCTGAGGAGACCCAGCCTCTCCCAGAGAGTG ATGATGACCCAGAGCCCAAGGACAAAGGATCATTGCCAGAACCGCCCATTGCTAAAGTGGAATCATTCGTGTTCTCAGAAAAACATTCTGCTGGCACCTCTGCATTTGAAGCTGCCTCTGAAGTTGAGGGCACCTTAGAGCAGCATCATGGAAATCCCAAAGACGAAAGACTGAGGAGATCCCCTGTCCAGGCGAAAAGTTTTAGGCAGATAGTTGTCACTCATAAGAAAACTCCCATAGGGAAGAAGGACcatgaatgtaatgaatgtggtaaAGTCTTTCATTTTAACTCACACCTTAAAATACACCAGAGAATTCAttctggagagaaaccctataaatgtagTGACTGTGGGAAAACTTTCCATCAGAGCTCAAACCTCATTcagcatcagagaattcatactggagaaaaaccctatgagtgtaatgaatgtgggaagtCCTTTAGGTGGAGTGCTCATCTCGTTCAACATCAAAGAATTCATTcaggagagaagccctatgaGTGTAATAAGTGTGGCAAGGCCTTCAGTCAAAGCTCATACCTAAGTCAGCATCTGAGAATTCACAGTGGAGAGAAACcttttatatgtcaagaatgtggAAACACCTACAGATGGAGTTCAGAGCTTTTTAGACATCAAAGAGTTCACACCAGAGAAGAACCTTCCCAGTGTAATGATG GAGGTTCCCCCAGCTGTGCagctaaataa
- the ZNF232 gene encoding zinc finger protein 232 isoform X1 codes for MKVEAAESASARVLDPSLRCLGAESGLPGGFWEMKAEAARSALKDSSSCGPSSELVQSRMAVSLTAAKTLALQDPQEQEKIVMMEPKEEEQSWENETRLQGSHSPSQEIFRQRFRQLCYQETPGPREALSRLRVLCREWLRPERHSKEQILELLVLEQFLTILPEGLQSWVRRHHPKNGEEAVTVLENLEKGLDEPGTQVPGPARGPTQEEPSKEKVPGATQEAPSIWFQPKEIQLKCESEETQPLPESDDDPEPKDKGSLPEPPIAKVESFVFSEKHSAGTSAFEAASEVEGTLEQHHGNPKDERLRRSPVQAKSFRQIVVTHKKTPIGKKDHECNECGKVFHFNSHLKIHQRIHSGEKPYKCSDCGKTFHQSSNLIQHQRIHTGEKPYECNECGKSFRWSAHLVQHQRIHSGEKPYECNKCGKAFSQSSYLSQHLRIHSGEKPFICQECGNTYRWSSELFRHQRVHTREEPSQCNDGEKVSRQTCASV; via the exons ATGAAGGTCGAGGCCGCGGAGTCCGCAAGCGCAAGAGTCCTCGACCCGTCGCTAAGGTGTCTGGGAGCTGAAAGTGGACTGCCCGGAGGCTTCTGGGAGATGAAGGCCGAGGCCGCGAG GTCGGCCCTGAAAGACTCTAGCTCGTGTGGGCCTTCTTCAGAATTAGTCCAGTCTAGGATGGCTGTATCACTAACAGCAGCTAAAACTCTGGCCCTTCAGGACCCACAGGAACAAGAGAAGATTGTGATGATGGAGCCGAAGGAAGAGGAGCAGTCTTGGGAGAATGAGACCAGGCTACAGGGGAGCCATTCTCCCAGTCAAGAGATCTTCCGGCAGCGCTTTAGGCAACTCTGCTACCAGGAGACTCCTGGTCCCCGGGAGGCCCTGAGCCGACTACGGGTGCTTTGCCGTGAATGGCTGAGGCCAGAGAGGCACAGCAAGGAGCAGATACTAGAACTGCTAGTGCTGGAACAATTCCTGACTATCCTGCCTGAAGGACTTCAGTCCTGGGTGCGAAGACATCACCCTAAGAATGGAGAGGAGGCCGTGACTGTGCTGGAGAACTTAGAGAAAGGACTTGATGAACCAGGAACACAG GTCCCAGGCCCTGCACGTGGACCTACGCAGGAAGAGCCATCAAAAGAGAAGGTACCAGGAGCAACTCAGGAGGCACCTAGCATCTGGTTCCAGCCCAAGGAGATCCAGCTCAAATGTGAATCTGAGGAGACCCAGCCTCTCCCAGAGAGTG ATGATGACCCAGAGCCCAAGGACAAAGGATCATTGCCAGAACCGCCCATTGCTAAAGTGGAATCATTCGTGTTCTCAGAAAAACATTCTGCTGGCACCTCTGCATTTGAAGCTGCCTCTGAAGTTGAGGGCACCTTAGAGCAGCATCATGGAAATCCCAAAGACGAAAGACTGAGGAGATCCCCTGTCCAGGCGAAAAGTTTTAGGCAGATAGTTGTCACTCATAAGAAAACTCCCATAGGGAAGAAGGACcatgaatgtaatgaatgtggtaaAGTCTTTCATTTTAACTCACACCTTAAAATACACCAGAGAATTCAttctggagagaaaccctataaatgtagTGACTGTGGGAAAACTTTCCATCAGAGCTCAAACCTCATTcagcatcagagaattcatactggagaaaaaccctatgagtgtaatgaatgtgggaagtCCTTTAGGTGGAGTGCTCATCTCGTTCAACATCAAAGAATTCATTcaggagagaagccctatgaGTGTAATAAGTGTGGCAAGGCCTTCAGTCAAAGCTCATACCTAAGTCAGCATCTGAGAATTCACAGTGGAGAGAAACcttttatatgtcaagaatgtggAAACACCTACAGATGGAGTTCAGAGCTTTTTAGACATCAAAGAGTTCACACCAGAGAAGAACCTTCCCAGTGTAATGATGGTGAGAAAGTCTCCAGACAAACTTGTGCTTCTGTCTAA
- the ZNF232 gene encoding zinc finger protein 232 isoform X3: protein MAVSLTAAKTLALQDPQEQEKIVMMEPKEEEQSWENETRLQGSHSPSQEIFRQRFRQLCYQETPGPREALSRLRVLCREWLRPERHSKEQILELLVLEQFLTILPEGLQSWVRRHHPKNGEEAVTVLENLEKGLDEPGTQVPGPARGPTQEEPSKEKVPGATQEAPSIWFQPKEIQLKCESEETQPLPESDDDPEPKDKGSLPEPPIAKVESFVFSEKHSAGTSAFEAASEVEGTLEQHHGNPKDERLRRSPVQAKSFRQIVVTHKKTPIGKKDHECNECGKVFHFNSHLKIHQRIHSGEKPYKCSDCGKTFHQSSNLIQHQRIHTGEKPYECNECGKSFRWSAHLVQHQRIHSGEKPYECNKCGKAFSQSSYLSQHLRIHSGEKPFICQECGNTYRWSSELFRHQRVHTREEPSQCNDGEKVSRQTCASV from the exons ATGGCTGTATCACTAACAGCAGCTAAAACTCTGGCCCTTCAGGACCCACAGGAACAAGAGAAGATTGTGATGATGGAGCCGAAGGAAGAGGAGCAGTCTTGGGAGAATGAGACCAGGCTACAGGGGAGCCATTCTCCCAGTCAAGAGATCTTCCGGCAGCGCTTTAGGCAACTCTGCTACCAGGAGACTCCTGGTCCCCGGGAGGCCCTGAGCCGACTACGGGTGCTTTGCCGTGAATGGCTGAGGCCAGAGAGGCACAGCAAGGAGCAGATACTAGAACTGCTAGTGCTGGAACAATTCCTGACTATCCTGCCTGAAGGACTTCAGTCCTGGGTGCGAAGACATCACCCTAAGAATGGAGAGGAGGCCGTGACTGTGCTGGAGAACTTAGAGAAAGGACTTGATGAACCAGGAACACAG GTCCCAGGCCCTGCACGTGGACCTACGCAGGAAGAGCCATCAAAAGAGAAGGTACCAGGAGCAACTCAGGAGGCACCTAGCATCTGGTTCCAGCCCAAGGAGATCCAGCTCAAATGTGAATCTGAGGAGACCCAGCCTCTCCCAGAGAGTG ATGATGACCCAGAGCCCAAGGACAAAGGATCATTGCCAGAACCGCCCATTGCTAAAGTGGAATCATTCGTGTTCTCAGAAAAACATTCTGCTGGCACCTCTGCATTTGAAGCTGCCTCTGAAGTTGAGGGCACCTTAGAGCAGCATCATGGAAATCCCAAAGACGAAAGACTGAGGAGATCCCCTGTCCAGGCGAAAAGTTTTAGGCAGATAGTTGTCACTCATAAGAAAACTCCCATAGGGAAGAAGGACcatgaatgtaatgaatgtggtaaAGTCTTTCATTTTAACTCACACCTTAAAATACACCAGAGAATTCAttctggagagaaaccctataaatgtagTGACTGTGGGAAAACTTTCCATCAGAGCTCAAACCTCATTcagcatcagagaattcatactggagaaaaaccctatgagtgtaatgaatgtgggaagtCCTTTAGGTGGAGTGCTCATCTCGTTCAACATCAAAGAATTCATTcaggagagaagccctatgaGTGTAATAAGTGTGGCAAGGCCTTCAGTCAAAGCTCATACCTAAGTCAGCATCTGAGAATTCACAGTGGAGAGAAACcttttatatgtcaagaatgtggAAACACCTACAGATGGAGTTCAGAGCTTTTTAGACATCAAAGAGTTCACACCAGAGAAGAACCTTCCCAGTGTAATGATGGTGAGAAAGTCTCCAGACAAACTTGTGCTTCTGTCTAA